One stretch of Brevibacillus laterosporus DNA includes these proteins:
- a CDS encoding glycerol-3-phosphate dehydrogenase/oxidase — protein sequence MTKPFSSLYRGQLLRDMEIQEYDLLVIGGGITGAGIALDAQVRGINTALIEMQDFAAGTSSRSTKLVHGGLRYLKQLEFKLVAEVGRERAIVYENAPHVTTPEWMLLPMIEGGTYGKFATSIGLRVYDALAGVKKNERRIMLNKEQTLAKEPLLAKEKLKGGGYYVEYRTDDARLTMEVMKEAVRRGAVASNYVKAEELLYENNKITGVVAIDQISGEKITIRAKKIINAAGPWVDTIREIDGSKKGKRLHVTKGIHLVIDGKRFPLKQSVYFDTPDGRMVFAIPRDGKTYVGTTDTNYQGDIANPKMTVEDRDYILRAANFMFPTLELTGKDVESSWAGLRPLIHEEGKSPSELSRKDEIFISESGLLTIAGGKLTGYRKMAERIVDLLAEQFKAEGRGTYPRCTTDHIRLSGGDVGGAEKFGTFKKEKVKEGVMLGLSEQEAKQLVLRYGSNVSRIFSRISEHDAEMTETGLPKQVFGPLLYAIEEEMATTPEDFFVRRTGALYFNMQGVREWKEPVIAYMAQKLDWNVEERMNHQKRLEQFMYDAAIPIQE from the coding sequence ATGACAAAGCCATTTTCAAGCTTATATCGCGGACAATTATTGCGTGATATGGAGATACAGGAATATGATCTGCTGGTGATTGGAGGCGGAATCACTGGGGCGGGAATAGCACTGGATGCACAAGTACGTGGGATAAATACGGCTTTGATTGAAATGCAGGATTTTGCTGCCGGGACCTCTAGTCGCTCGACAAAACTAGTGCATGGAGGTTTGCGCTATTTAAAACAGCTGGAATTTAAGCTGGTTGCGGAGGTAGGACGGGAACGGGCCATCGTATATGAAAATGCTCCCCATGTCACTACGCCAGAGTGGATGCTTCTTCCCATGATAGAAGGAGGAACGTATGGTAAATTTGCTACTTCGATAGGCTTACGAGTGTATGACGCATTAGCCGGGGTTAAGAAAAATGAGCGTCGTATCATGCTGAACAAGGAGCAAACGCTAGCAAAAGAGCCCCTATTAGCAAAGGAAAAGCTAAAAGGTGGCGGCTATTATGTAGAATATCGGACTGACGATGCTCGTCTAACAATGGAAGTGATGAAGGAAGCGGTACGACGGGGAGCAGTAGCTAGTAATTATGTGAAAGCAGAAGAATTGTTGTATGAAAATAATAAGATAACAGGAGTTGTAGCCATTGACCAAATTAGCGGGGAGAAAATAACGATCCGTGCCAAGAAAATTATTAATGCGGCAGGTCCATGGGTAGATACGATACGAGAAATTGATGGCTCTAAAAAAGGCAAGAGATTGCATGTAACAAAAGGGATTCATCTAGTCATTGATGGAAAGAGATTTCCGCTGAAACAATCCGTTTATTTTGATACACCTGATGGGCGCATGGTGTTTGCCATTCCACGCGATGGTAAGACGTATGTCGGAACAACGGATACCAACTATCAGGGTGATATCGCAAACCCAAAAATGACTGTAGAGGATCGGGACTATATTCTTCGTGCCGCTAATTTTATGTTTCCAACACTTGAATTGACAGGAAAAGACGTCGAATCAAGCTGGGCAGGTTTACGTCCTTTAATTCATGAGGAAGGAAAGTCTCCGTCTGAGCTTTCGCGTAAAGATGAGATTTTTATTTCAGAATCAGGTCTCTTAACCATTGCGGGAGGAAAACTGACTGGGTACCGCAAAATGGCTGAGAGAATTGTTGATCTACTAGCTGAGCAATTCAAAGCGGAAGGCCGAGGCACTTACCCACGTTGTACAACGGATCACATTCGCTTATCTGGTGGTGATGTAGGCGGAGCAGAAAAGTTTGGGACTTTCAAGAAAGAAAAAGTGAAAGAAGGCGTCATGCTCGGTTTATCTGAGCAGGAAGCGAAACAGTTGGTCCTTCGTTATGGTTCGAATGTATCTCGCATTTTTTCACGAATAAGTGAACATGATGCAGAAATGACTGAAACGGGGTTACCCAAACAAGTTTTTGGCCCGCTTTTGTATGCGATAGAAGAGGAAATGGCAACGACTCCAGAGGATTTCTTTGTTCGTCGTACGGGCGCTCTGTACTTTAATATGCAGGGAGTTAGAGAATGGAAAGAGCCCGTTATCGCCTATATGGCTCAGAAGCTGGACTGGAACGTAGAAGAAAGGATGAATCATCAGAAACGTCTAGAGCAATTCATGTATGATGCCGCTATACCTATCCAAGAATGA